TGTGGATAAAATTGCCTTTTTGTCTTAATTCTAACAAACTTGAAAAACTACTGTTTTTATTGCAGAATTAAAAATGCATCCATAATGACGTCCAATAagttatattcaaatataataataacGGTATACATTTTACGCTTATAATTTCTTGGTCCACTCGAGACAAAAACAAGCGTTTTGGGAAGTAAAAAGaagcaaaagataccaaaaattatataaaactgaaagcaagaaaaataataacatatagAAGACTACACTCTAAAAACAACGTATAGAACATACAAATGAACAAGGTAAATACATTAAGTACAAgcattcaaaactaaaaatgtTGAACTCGTGGAGGTTGACCTTTCCTTAGagattaataaaggcaacagtagtatgccgatgttcaaaactcatcaATCGATACTAAATCCGAggcacaaaccaaaaccgagagaaacgctttaaatataagaggagaatgacaacacaacatagtgtaacacacacagaaacgaactaagaattagacaaaattcgatgagaataacaaatataacatcaaaactaaatacatgaatttgggatagaaaagtaccgtgacacatgttataataatgaaatcacactcaaatataagaggaaacaaacgacacaaaagaaacacaaacttaaaatgtaacacacacagaaacaaactataatctAACATTGACTATAtatctgacttggtacaggacatatttaaaaaataaaaataaaaacaaaataaaaattggtgggttgaacctggttttgtggcatgccaaacctcccgctttaatggtcgtgttgaatataaaattgtgatcaagaattcttttatttttggtcAGGTATTTTTCCATTATGGTCTTTTCGTTCTAAACTCTCCTTGGAGATTGGTATTTTTGCTATCTAACTCTGTTCATAAAGTATCGTAAATAGAATCCCCACTAACTGAAAATTCGATTGAGCATTCGTGATGattctttatttgaataaaaaatattcatcacaaGCTTTTTTAGGtacactttttaaaaagtttactcCAAACGTTTTGCATAACTTTATTATCTTAACCTCATTATGTGacaaaatttgtttgaatttgataaatgttttgaataataTCTACGCACACAAAATCAATATTGATAACTTTTGGAGGCTTCTGCATCTTTCTACGTTATTAAGATTTGTACTTTAAATATAGGGAATCTGATAAGAATCATATCAACTTACAActtttttagttcttttttattttatatctaaaGGAAGTGACAAACCACATATATGAGGTCTTTGCATATTAGCTAATCTGTATTGATCTCAGCGCCTTTCCgatgtattattttgatattgccGTTATCATATCCATATCGTACATACTCGTATCACTAGTAttcataaatattatcaaattgacaattaatgTGGTATTAATTTAATAATGGTTGCGTAACTTGCTGTAGAAGGGAGAACGAATTCAAGACATAATGCTTTCTCAATTTCGAATGTGTTTACAATGGGtgctatttttatatatattttaatacgcCGTTAAATGGATACAAGTTCTAGAAGATCGCCATTTGATCCATTCGGTCTctctttgttttcaaattgtataGAAATAGATAACACGATAAATGGTAAAGAaattcatattcctgacttgctacaggcattttcttatatagaaacaaaataaggaatataaacaaaacgtaGAAGACATATTATAAAAGCTTTtacttatctttttattttcagtacCAGTATTGTTCAGACGGATGCTGTGAACATCAGTTTTGTGCCTTTAAAGCTATTTGTTATCCAAGACTTAACTGTAAACAAGGATGCCCGGATGGCTACTGTGACAATGGATTATGTATGCCAGACAAAATGTGTTTTACAAACTCAGAGTGTAAAATGGGGCATGTTTGTACCATGAACTTTAACCTTGGTTACCCAACATGTCAGTATGATTTGGATATTGGAAGATCATTGTGTGTTGATAGATTTGGTCGGCcggatgtaaaaaaaataccatagtTGAAGATCGTGTAAATGACCTTTGCAATTATCACCTCTATGTTTTACTTCTGAGTTTGTCTTAATCTCTGCAAGTGTGCGATTCAACCAGAACAGTCTGCAGTGTGGTTTAGAGATTGAGGGAAAAATAATAAGGGAACGATCTATTCATGCCGTCCTTTGTTTCACCGACACAATATACACCACTACATCAAATTCAGAAGAAACAGTTGCACAAGATTTCAACTAGTTCGCAACCAAAATGTTGGACATGAAACTACTTGTtttccttgttattttttttttacctaaatgcataataatcattcatttttaaataaggAAATCAAGGTGAATTCtctgttttacttttttaagaCAAGGACTTTATGTGTTATAAgataataaatgaaaagaatTTCATCGAGGAAAAATATAAACACGCCTATAAAAAAACTAGCTGCCAAATGTAGTTGAATGTCTTTTCTGTTCCAAAAACTAACtatagtaatttaaaaaaaggtaaaacaacagtaaacaaaacacaacctAGAAAACATAAATTAGAGCAACAAGAAACCCACCATAATCCTGGTGGGATTTCATGTGATGCAGAAGGATAAGCAGATTGCGCTCCACTAGAGACAGTCATTGTGTTGCATATGTAAGTTCAAACGCagtatgacgtcatatttgagGTAAGAAGATGAGACTGTGGttatcacattttgaaaatgtctgtcaacatattttaaaaaggaagACGGAAGATAtcaaaggaacattcaaactcgtaAGTTTAAATAGACTGAAAAGGCCACGACAAAAGAAACAGACTGAAAGacaaacaacataaaataatCCATAAAGGGTAACCAAATCGTGATGGTGTCTATAAGTAAGCAGTTTCCCTCTAATACGAAAGTTCTGAAATGAAAAGCAAGCTTTGGAAAATTGTATGAACTAAGAAATATACTTCATAAGTGGGCGCTGCTCAAATATCGATGCACGAAAATGTGAAGTTCAAAATTAAGAAGTAGGAATCATCAGTTTTGTCGTAAAACGTATGCTCTCAACCGATCCTCGTTGATAGTGTTTAAATGTCAATCAATGGGGAATAATTGCTTTTTGTCAGTGCAATATAACAAATCAGAAGACGCTTAAATCGTTTTAATAAGGAAGATATTTGTATCCATGATGATTATTCTTTTTCATGGTACAAtgattaattaattatattaataaacTTTGGGTAGATAaactgatgacgtcacatatttCTGCAGAAATAATTTTAGCCACATCTGGATGAAAAGGACCCCTTAAAATGCAGTGTCACAGGAACTTATAGCATGGGTTGTGGTTTATTAACGGGTAGAAGGAAGTTAATTCAAGAGACTTTTCCTGCCGCTGTAGCTAAAACAGCCAATATAAAGCTGGTTGTGATATtacttataagaaaacatttGGTATTTAGTCGcttaaaattatttctatatctGTGTTGCAATTGTTTAGGAACACAAAGCAGATCTAAGATTGTCTAGGATTTTTTAGTAATTATTGTTGAGGTAAATGTAGGGTTTTAAAGTGAATTGCATGTACATTTTTCCTTTACCTAGCAGCAAATAGACATATTGTATTTGCACACAAAACGATATTGTTTGACATATATTTAGCTAAATGGAAGATCGCTTGACAGAACATTAGATAAAAGTTTTTACAATGGGGattaatatcaatgatatggCATATTAACACTATTATAAAGAGAGGAAAATCAATAACTTAATGTGAAAATGTCTCATTATTGTAATCATCGGTCTCAGGTGCATGATTACCTTATTAGATAAATTGTTGACCTGTTTACATTATTCCTCCAGGAATACTTGAATTTGATTCTGCAATGCAAAAGTGGAAAGGGAAAAATCTTAAAGTTAATGATATGTCTGATGTCTGGTACTTTTTCAATTTATCAAATCTAATTTTGTCTTACATAACTCTTTGATTTTGGAACATATGCCAGTCTACTTTCTCATCGAATTTTTTACGTGATCTTTAATTGCTATGTTATACACCTTTCTAATAAAATCACGATTGCTTTTGCGAGTAGGTATCCACACGTATACCATTCAAGGAGAGCCTGTTTATGTAGTAAAGTTATTGATTTTCCAGTTGACACGATATTCCAGAGCTTGCATTACACATCTCGACTTCCTGAATAGAAAGTTGTTGCTGAAATGAAATCTATTGAACCAATAGATTTAAGTAATGACGTTAAAACAAGCCCCTTGTAAAGATTTCGGAAGCCATCAGGAGTTTGTTGACCGATATCTTATTCAGAGATGACTAAGTATATGTTCTAGTTATTGTAGGCTCAATCCCGTCCTGTTTCCTGAAACATATTAATAAACTTATTACACGAGTAACACGACGGGTATCTCAGGCAGAGCAATATATGCTTACCATTCTGGAGCACATGATATTACCTTCATTGTTTTGTGGTAAGAAGCCGGGGTCCGTGTTGCCAAGTCTTTCGTTTTGCCATGTTGTGTTTGAAGAACGTTGTTTGCTTGTTCAGTTAATCACTTGTTGCCTTAACATTGTCACCTTTTTTATTCGACTTACAAGTTTAAACGTTCGTTTGGTATTTTTCACTTCTCTTTTACATGCATACATCTCTGGTCGTAATTCTTCTAAAGGCTTTATCGAGGATGGAAAATAACAGAGTTGTATAAAGAAATTATAGAAATGAAAGTGTACACGCGATAAGCATGCGATAATTAAGATTTCTGTTGATGGTAACGATGGACATGcttgggtttttctcattgttaaagtccatatggtgacctatagtttatgtgtcatttggtcgcttgtgtagagttgtctcattgacgatCAAACGACAACTTCTATTCTTTTAATAGTTATACTTAATGAAAttgtaattgttaattttctcAACGAAACACAATAGTGTATCCACAGTGTATCGGGAGCGAAAAAAGTGTAGATATTCTTAATGGAATCAATCGGACCCCTTTAATAACTTCTTATGACTGTTTTATAGCAAATATCTATTTACTTCTACCTTGATATTTCTtcttataattagttatcaaagataccaggattataatttagtacgctagacgcgcgtttcgtctgcataagactcagcAGTGACGCTCTATCGAAAAAGTCAAAATGCCGCACAAGTACAAAATGGAAGAGcaatgaggataaaaacttCCAAAAAAACGGCTAATAGtcacgattttttttcatatctaacATTTAGCCAAGGAACTTATTTccatttcatcaaatataagCACTTAAAATTGGATTTGTCTGATTTATACAAAAAccttatacaaaaataaacgaaaaagaGTCGTTTTGTTGTTCCCATtattaagtttttcttttttgggAATATGTAGgtttatcaaatttttgttgatttgttgatATAACCTCTAGAACtagaatttaaagaaacaatTGACATGGCTACCTCTgtttcatttttagacttacCCCTCGAATTTGACAAGCGCGGTATCCAATGACAAACGTGACGATTTTGATTATGACATTAACTCCCCCCCAAAACCTATGTAGAAATATcacaacttcacctgcatatgggataaaCATTTCCCAATTCAGTCGGTATTCAGCAGCTTGAGGCTGCTTCTCCGACTTcgtaaataaaagcaacattaGTAttccgctgttcaaaactcataaatccattctatgagaataacaaatataacatcaaaaccaaatctggaatttgggatagataagtaacGTGACACATCTTAAAGTAATGTgtatggtgtccataaaatgtacggagtgtcaattttaatctgtcctcctcataactgtattggagcagtttctgcgtaaggagcacactcctgtatatgaattccctatagtgtgaacaagcacgagaataacgtatcaattgtgatatgtaaaaaccatacgaaggggcagagggtattTTACTGCTGAGAATTGGGAAATTAATAATTTGGAagttaaaatcgtctcgtttatcatagatttttgtGTGAAGTCGTCAATCTGCGTCGTAAAAcatatgtcaaagaacgtctcgtcttctaaaaagttcatcggaagatataAATACCTTGTTGATTGATATTCCGCATCAACTTCAAAttatacaagatggtcttgaagtaaaGATTCTAGGTACTACCGTTTCTTAATAACGTttgatattatttcaaaaattgtccTTATGGGATACTGTTGGTAAAAGTTGTACTTTTTAACAGTGTTTGATTTCATTTCATAagtattaatgaaaaaataattttattcatgttGAAATTCAGTATTTGAGTAGTTTCTGTACGTATATATTTCTGTATTGATGAAGATATAATTCTTGTACATCATGTTATGTGCTTAAGAGGTTATTCTTTGCTGTATGtgcattgaatttttttttaaaaacaagttgTTCCAAAACTGGAAAcgctattttttaaaatattttacaatgaacGAGTAATGATATTTCATGTCAATACAAAACTCTTAACTATTTGATTGGTGATTTTTTCGAAACATCTAACAACAGTGTCATCGACCCAGTAGTTATGAAAATTTATCGAACCACACAGTCTTATAATTTGTAGGCttcacagctacttttgcataggtactatttctgtaccaaaaatcTGCATCTACTTTTAATaatcagtactattttgttactttgaaatattataatatttaggtacctgtattttacagtacttgattcgTTCTGTAAAATTTAAGTACTACTACAAATGTTTGGTTACACAGttacattttcaacattttgaaagttttttcttttttaaatctcaTATATAAAgttatgatattaaaatatggAATATTGAGACCATTGTTGGTATTGATTGTGTAACAATATTTTAAgaccaaatcaagtactggaaaatacaagtacctaactattacaataatttaaaagtaaacaaatagaACCAAATATTAAAGGTAAATTTcaagtactacagattttaagTATAGatatagtacctatgcaaaagtagttGTGTAGACGCGAAATAAGTTTGCAAAGAATCGTTTATTTAAAATGCACTACTTGTAACTCTTGTTGTAATCGAACTAAAATAGacaatgttttgtatatttctaaTGAGGACGTCTACTTGAAGAATCATTTAATTACGCCAAACCTAAAAAGTTTCTGTATCTTGTTTCTTTATATTAGTTACGCTCAGAACTCTTGGATGCTGACGCATTACTGGATTTCTTAACAAGAGAAAACATTTCTACTTCCCATTGTTATCATCAATTCCGAACATTGCTTTTAAGATTGatttaataaatatcattttctcTTCGTATAACAATGAAGACTTGGAAAACTGTTTGATGTTGCCCCAGAGAACATTTAAATCTAAAGAGAGTTTGATGCTTTGATAGCATTAATGTTTCTATTCTCAACGTGATAAATTAGTGCTGATGTCTCTAGAAACATCTTCAATGTACAATGTACTTATTGATAAAGCTTTAAGTGAATCTTAGAGTAAATTTGTTAGTTCTAAATAACGTAGGTGTTAAATCTTCCTTATCTCGAATGTCAactctttaaattttaatacatatttttcagaAGTTACTGAAGGGTCTAAGAGATGCCAAGCACACGATTTAAATCTAATAACAGGTATCAAAATATAACAGAACCGCTAAAAACCATCAGTGATAAAATGTATTAAAGTAATTCGCACATGAAAccgatttcatttttatgtGTCTAAAAttctttccatttttaatttcaaactgtcggtatttaattcaaatacggAACTATATATTTAgtatgcggcggggttaaacttgtttatgagatctcaaccctggacctatacctctagccaatgtagaaaaaacaaacacgcAAAAATACGCACAATAAACTCAGTTCAAAAGGAGTCCGAGTCCAATGTcaaaataggtaacaaaagaaactaaataaAGTGACTATGACACATCAATTAataaaggactactagcagttactgacatgccaacttcagacttcaattaaactgattgaaagttTATGTCTTCGTCATATAAATACCaagtacaatccctcccgttagatGTTAAGTATTATaccataataaaatatatgagaagaacataaaccGTCTAAGGCCAACAAttggttttagaaaaaaaatatgtttatttccgatgcaaataccctataagtgaatcaatataaaagccaaaatatgtaaTCGTTAATGATCTGACACCAGTATCGTGACTATATCCCTTCATAATAAGTCGGTTCAAAGGTTTGTTTAGCTTTAGATGTGAATGTCGATATATttttgctttgtaaagaataataCCATAAAAAATAGATGTGAAATACCTCAACGTTTAATatatttgcatgttttattatacatgtatttacaaattatgtTAAATTTTGTCAATGTTTTGACTGCTTTGTGATACCGAACActctggtgtaataatttttcagataTACACAATTTTCTCTCGCTCAAAGCTAAAAGTTGATGCATTAACGAGTGTATCTTCCAAGgtgtgatatgtaaacaccataagatggtgacaagtaAACTTCGTCATCTAAAAaaggataattaacgatagagAATGGAAAACCATAAACATGAACCCTTAATCGTGTTAAAACACTCAGATTCTTCTGTTGTTGATAAGTACAACCAGTGATTTACAAAGCtatagtaagtaagtaagtaagtaagtaagtaatgaCTTTATCTAAAGACTCAATTCGCTTTCACTAATCTACCTTGAGGCCCTCATAGAGAGCA
The genomic region above belongs to Mytilus trossulus isolate FHL-02 chromosome 7, PNRI_Mtr1.1.1.hap1, whole genome shotgun sequence and contains:
- the LOC134727249 gene encoding uncharacterized protein LOC134727249, which produces MEVFKMKNIILCFCLLLMLGTTDGGRYQYCSDGCCEHQFCAFKAICYPRLNCKQGCPDGYCDNGLCMPDKMCFTNSECKMGHVCTMNFNLGYPTCQYDLDIGRSLCVDRFGRPDVKKIP